A window of Pullulanibacillus sp. KACC 23026 genomic DNA:
GGATTATAACATATTTCACTTCATCAAATCTTGCCGACCAAGCCCAAAACAAGCACCATTTTTTGACTGTTTTTCTCCTTAATTAATCTACAAAATGAAAACCAGCTCAAACAATCTTATCAAGATTATCTGAACCGGCTTTAGTCGTTACTTTAAGTCTGTATTATTCAACGGGGTCTCTAAGACTCGTTCCAACGTCATCTGGTAACCATCATTACCAAAGTTAATGCAGCGTTTCACACGTGAGATCGTTGCCGTACTCGCCCCTGTTTCTTCTTCAATTTTGTGATACGTATACCCTTCCATTAACATTCGCGCGACTTCTAGGCGCTGTGCCAGGGACTGAAGCTCTCCCATTGTACATAGATCATCAAAAAAGCGATAGCATTCTTCGAGATCCTTTAAAGATAAGATGGAAAGAAATAATTGATCAAGCGCTTTACCTCGTAGTTTATCGATTTGCATAATTATGACCCCTTTTATTCAATTTTTACTTCCTTTTCAAGTCCAGGACTTGATTCCACTATGTTTATCCAGGTTTGACCCGGAACAAATCCTAAAGGATGACCATTTTTGTATGGAAGAAGACGGCCGCCGACATTTTTCCACTCAACACGCTGAAGCTTCCCCTTTTGCAAGAGATAAGCAGGTCCTCCAGATGTTAGATCGATAGCTCTTCTAGGATATTTATCAATGAAAGTATGCTTGGCACTTACTATGAATACATTGGCAGCAGAAAGCGGCGTTAGAGATTCCCTGTCTTCTGCTTGTTTGCCATTTATTTGTCTATAAAACAACTCATCTTTCGGATTATAGGCATAGCTCACAACATTATCCGAACTATAAGTAATCGTGACCTTATTAACTGTTTCTCCCTTGAGCTTAGACTGTTCCTCAGTTGATAAAAACGGGAGCGGTTTAACGGATTGAGTAAGAGAGAAACCAGATGCCTTTGCGCCTTTTTCCAAATCAGCAGAACTGGTATAAGCATTATGCGGTGCTTCCCTGAATGTGACGCGCTTAAACCATGTGCCATCGTGGTAAAGCCCTTGAATGTAATCAATATCCCCATTTTGTAAAATCGACTTTGCTTGAGGACTCCACCCGAAAGCCACATAAATCCCACCAAAGCCCTGGTTAAGCTGGATGTAGTAAGGTCTTGCACTTCTTACCGGCCCTATAATTGGCGGTCTCTGACTTTGAAACAATGCCAGAAAGCGTGTGATTCGGCCTTCTGCCAACGCTTCAATGACAATGTCAGCCTGCTGTAATCCAGACTGCGGGCGGGCTAAGTAGTAATTATTAATCATGACCCCGATCACCCTATTATTAATGGGTCCTTTAGCAGGGAGACCCGTTAATGGGTAAACAGGTTCAGAAGCTCGTTTTTCCGGATTCGTTTTGTTTTCTATACTTTGCCGTATCAAAGCGACCGGCTTAGCTTTATGAAGGGTTGTACGACTCTGGCAGGCTGTTAAGATTAAACACATGGATGCAAGGAACAAGATCCAGCCTTTCATACGTCGGTTCATCTTCTCACACCTTTATACAATTTGGCTTAGCTACCATTATAAACAATTCGCATTTAGGATCAATTTTCTCTTGCAGTCTTTGATTTTAGCAACTAGCGAATCCTCGTTACGCAAACGCGAATTAGGCGTAACCACCATGCGCTATTCGCCTCCCAATGGAACATTCGAACAAGTTAGCTTATCCATTTTGTCTAAAACGAGCCCTTTTTCCTTTGAGAGTCCCTCATTTTTTCTTCCCATTACCTAAAATTCTTCATCTAATTAATCCTGATTGAAGGGGCCAACATTTTACGGCCCATCACATCATAGAGCCCCGCAGGAGTAATTCGAATATAGGGCAAGTGAATCGCTGAAAAAAAGTTTAAGCTATAGTAAGGGTCCTCATAACGATAACCTTTATCTCTTATAACCGTTTGAAAGGCCTTATCCTCTTTAATCAACTCCGGGAGAGACTTATCAGAGAACGCGGCCGAGATCAGTAGGGGTATCTCAGCGAGAATGCTTCCCTCTTCAGCAATTACAATCCCGCCATTCAATTCTTTTACTCGATTAAAAGCATGAATGATATCTGATTTATTTCGACCTATAAGAATAATGGAGCCCGTTCCTGAATAACTGCTTGCAAATCCGGAAAGGGTATCCGCAAATCCTTTGACGAGTGTACTGACACGCCACTTTTTCTCTGCATCGATAAAAGTGAGGTAGCAGACGCCGGCAGGCAATTCTCCCTCAAGCATGCGTTCTTCATATACATAGGGCTGGCTAATAACCGCATTTTTCAATTCCATGCCAACATGACTAGTTGGCTCAATTAAATCTTGTGTAAGATCCCACGAGATAGTGCGTGTTTTTAACTTTGCTGAAAAATTATAGCTGTCATGAAAAGGAAACTCCTGGCCCTCCTTCTTCACCCATTTTCCTTTTGCCAAGACGTGAAAAGGAACGGGCTGATCAGGCGCTAACAAAAAATTGATATGTGCTAGACGCCCGGGGGCTAACTCACCAATTAACCGATTTAACCCATAATGCCGCGCGGGGTTAGAAGTAGCCATTAAATAAGCCTCTATCTCAGGGACTCCCGCATCCAATGCGATTTGAATCAGGCGATCAACCAACCCTGATTCACAAAATGCAGGTGTTCCGCCATCTGTTGTCATATAAAGCGATTGATAGCTTGATAATCCGCGTTCAACAAGTCCCTTTAGTATATCAGGTAAATCAGGACGAATAGAAGAATAACGAAGCGATGTCGAAAGTCC
This region includes:
- a CDS encoding YerC/YecD family TrpR-related protein — translated: MQIDKLRGKALDQLFLSILSLKDLEECYRFFDDLCTMGELQSLAQRLEVARMLMEGYTYHKIEEETGASTATISRVKRCINFGNDGYQMTLERVLETPLNNTDLK
- a CDS encoding DUF3048 domain-containing protein, which gives rise to MNRRMKGWILFLASMCLILTACQSRTTLHKAKPVALIRQSIENKTNPEKRASEPVYPLTGLPAKGPINNRVIGVMINNYYLARPQSGLQQADIVIEALAEGRITRFLALFQSQRPPIIGPVRSARPYYIQLNQGFGGIYVAFGWSPQAKSILQNGDIDYIQGLYHDGTWFKRVTFREAPHNAYTSSADLEKGAKASGFSLTQSVKPLPFLSTEEQSKLKGETVNKVTITYSSDNVVSYAYNPKDELFYRQINGKQAEDRESLTPLSAANVFIVSAKHTFIDKYPRRAIDLTSGGPAYLLQKGKLQRVEWKNVGGRLLPYKNGHPLGFVPGQTWINIVESSPGLEKEVKIE
- a CDS encoding adenine deaminase C-terminal domain-containing protein yields the protein MVRGKALPSLVLQNGMILNAFSKTWEKGNVWILGDRIVYVGEDVPASNDGVALMDCEGLYLVPGYVEPHAHPFQLYNPVTLASYAAIRGTTTLICDNLLFFQRLSDDDSFKIIEELDLLPTTLFWWCRYDNQTIEKASSFTNERMDRWLKHPLVVQGGELTDWPRLVKGDDQMLQWLMRTRQMGKQIEGHLPGASDKTLTEMALYGVTADHEAMTADEAYRRLKVGLSTSLRYSSIRPDLPDILKGLVERGLSSYQSLYMTTDGGTPAFCESGLVDRLIQIALDAGVPEIEAYLMATSNPARHYGLNRLIGELAPGRLAHINFLLAPDQPVPFHVLAKGKWVKKEGQEFPFHDSYNFSAKLKTRTISWDLTQDLIEPTSHVGMELKNAVISQPYVYEERMLEGELPAGVCYLTFIDAEKKWRVSTLVKGFADTLSGFASSYSGTGSIILIGRNKSDIIHAFNRVKELNGGIVIAEEGSILAEIPLLISAAFSDKSLPELIKEDKAFQTVIRDKGYRYEDPYYSLNFFSAIHLPYIRITPAGLYDVMGRKMLAPSIRIN